A segment of the Lolium perenne isolate Kyuss_39 chromosome 3, Kyuss_2.0, whole genome shotgun sequence genome:
AACAGCTGGAGAAGGAGGAGCAGGAGCTCCGCGTGCTCAAGATCGTCTCGCCGCACTGCTACAGGGGAACATTCCGCTGCCCACCACCCTcaccatgtgcccctcctgaagcATGtctccaacaacaacaacaaccactcaACGGCCGCTAAAGGTACGTCGATTCATTCGGCGGCAACCTCGATTCGGTGGTCGTAGACGTGAATTGTGCTGCGTTGAAGTTAAATTGGGGAAAAGTCTGGGTGTTGGGAAACGTGCACGTGagaggagagaggaggaagaTAATACGTACGTAAAGTTTCAATCACTTATCGGTGGGAATAGGACGTAAATAAATAGCCGCTCTGCATTTTTCTGTACCACGGAGCCAACTTCACGTATTTGTAAGAAAAAAGTTGGAGCAGCTTCAACTTCTTGAAACCGTGGAACTGAGGAGAAGGACATCGGAGCACACCCTCCTATTTGACCGCTGGCGACTAACCTGATATAGTGATATTCTTGGACTCAGTTAGAGAGGTTTTAGGCATATTATTTACTACACCATCAAATCGATCATGTGTGTACTTTGACGCAGTTGACAATTTTATTTTCCGCGCCCAGTTGAATATCTGATTTCAGTGTCTGAAACCCGGCCAATATTCTGCATGCGCTAGTTTGTAGTGTTCAGCCTGAACTTTTTAGTGTTCGGATTATCTTTCTCTCGCACTTCCGTTGCATTAACAGAACATGAAGAGAGAGTTGTACAAAAAAAAACCGTGTCCTGGTGGTTATCTCTCGCCGGCAACAATTTCGGTGGTCGGTGGCAGCACGGTGATCCATTCATAATGGAGGTGGTAAAGTGGCGTAACCCGGATGCATTCGATGATGCACTGGAGTCTGGAAGACTAGAATATATACACCGGAGAATTCTGTCAAGGAAAACATAACAACACCGGGAGAGAAATAACTAGCTAGATACTGAATTTATTGATGACGATTGCAGCACCTCATACTTCAAATTTTACGGTACAGTGTAGTAGATAGTCTAACATAACATATGCTTAGTTGCTTACATAGGTAGAATTCACCGCTAACGTGGTTTGGACAAGCGAAGCAAAGCTCATTCCGATGGTAGCTTCGAATAGAACTCCACGTAAGTCGTCTGGTCCATCAGAAGTTTGAGCGATCTCGGCACCGGCGGGACGTTGACCTCAACCAGCCCCTCAAGAGCCTGCACGACCGTCGCCATGGACGGCCTAGCGCCCTCGTCGTCCTGGACGCACCAACACGCGACCTTGCATGCTCTCTCCACCTCGGCTGGGTTCACGTTGCAGTCCAGCAAGGTATTCACAAGTCCTTCCAGCTCTCCTTCAGTTACCTTCGTCGCGGCCAGCAACGGGAAAAAATCCAGCGTGCCGTCCTGGCGCTTTATCGCATTCCTCCTGCCAGAGACAATCTCAAACAACATCATACCGTAGCTATAAACATCTGCCTTGGTCGTGATGGCCGTGCCTGCTATCCACTCTGGCGCCAGGTATCCAACGGTTCCTCTCATCGTTGTCAGGACACGGCTGAAGTCGTGGCCCATGAGTTTTGCGAGCCCGAAATCTGCAACTTTAGGCACAAAGGTGTCGCTCAACAGTATGTTTTCAGGTTTGATGTCACAGTGGATGATGCAGTCCCTGCATCTCTCATGGAGATAGTGTAATCTTCTTGCTACTCCCAGTGCGATCTGGTACCTGGTACTCCAGCTTAGCACCAGTTGATTGCTACTCCCGGACAGGTATCTGTCCAGTGAGGTGTTTGGCATGTACTCGTAGATGAGTAGCTTGCGCGTTCTCTCTGAACAAAAACCGAGCAGTCGAATTAGGTTGACATGGCGAATGGTGCCAAGTGTGCTCACCTCCGCACGGAACTGCTTCTCCCCTTGACGAAATCCCTCCAGCTTCTTCACAGCCACCAAGGTTCCTTCAGGTAGTAGCCCTTTGAACACCGAACCAAAGGCGCCCCCCCGGCGGCACCTGGGGAGCACCACGGGAGGGGAGGGGTTAGGGTCGGGACTTCGACTCTGCATAAGAGATACATACTATCTTTCACTAACCTGATCTTCTTGGACTCACTCAGAGAGGATTCAGCCAGATTATTTACTACACCATGAAATTGGACCATGAGAGTATTTTGACATGGTTGACTGATTTCTGTGTTTGCAACCCGGCCATTATCTCTGCATGCGCTAGTCTGTACTGTTGAGTCTGAAATATTTAGTGTTCCGTTTATCTTTCTGTCGCACTTTCTTTGCTCTTTTCGTCTGTTCTTTGTATTACCGGAGCATGGAGAGATAATTAGAGAAAAAGAGGTGTCCTCGTGGTTATTTCCGGCGGCTATTTCGGTGGTCGGCGGCAGCAGAGCGATCCATTGGTAATGGAGGTAATGTGGCGTAACCCGGCCGGATGCATTTGATGATACACTGGAGTCTGGAAGACTAGAATATATACACTGGAGAATTCCATCACAGAAAACATAACAACACCGCAAGAGAATTACTAACTCGATAGTGAATTTATTGATGACGACTGCAGCGCCTCTTGGACTTCAAATTTTACGGTACAGTGAAGTAGATAGTTTAACATAACATATGCTTAGTTGCTTACATAGGTGTAATTCTCATTGGACACGTGAAGCAAAGCTCATTCGGATTGTAGCTTCGAGTAGAACTCCACGTTAGTTGTCTGGTCTGCCAGGAGTTTGAGCGATCTCGGCACCGGCGGCACGTTGACCTCAACCAGCCCCTCAAGAGCCTGAACGATCGTTGCCATGGACGGCCTAGCGCCCTCGTCGTCCTGGATGCACCAGCACGCGACTCTGCAGGCCCTCTCCACCTCGGCCGGGTCCACATCGCAGTCCAGCAAGGCATCCACCAGTCCTTCCAGCTCTCCTTCAGTTACCTTCATCGCGGCCAGCAACGGGAAAAAATCCACCGTGCCATCCTGCCGCTTTATCGTGTTCCTCCTGCCCGAGATGATCTCGAACAACATCATGCCGTAGCTATAAACATCTGCCTTGGTCGTGATGGCCGTGCCGGCTATCCACTCAGGTGCAAGGTATCCAATGGATCCTCTTACCGTCGTCAGCACACGGCTGAAGTCGTGGCCCATGAGTTTTGCGAGCCCGAAGTCTGCAACTTTAGGCACAAAGGTATCGCTCAGCAGTATGTTTTCAGGTTTGATGTCACAGTGGACGATGCAGTCCCTGCATTTCTCATGGAGATAGTGTAATCCTCTTGCTACTCCCAGCACGATCTGGTACCTGGTACTCCAGCTTAGCACCGGTTGATGGCTGCTTCCGAAGAGGTATCTGTCCAGTGAGGTGTTTGGCATGTACTCGTAGATGAGTAGCTTGCGCGTTCTCTCTGAACAAAAACCGAGCAGTCGAATTAGGTTGACATGGCGAATGGTGCCAAGTGTGCTCACCTCTGCACGGAACTGCTTCTCCCCTTGACGAAATCCTTCCAGCTTCTTCACAGCCACCAAGGTTCCTTCAGGTAGTAACCCTTTGAACACCGAACCAAAGGCGCCTCCTCCGAGCTTATTGGAGAAGTTTTTGGTCAGAGCTTGCACATCCCGGTATCTGAATGCAATCAGTGAGCCGTCGACATGGGCCACCTCCTTAAACCTCTTCCTCGCCAGGAAAACTGAAGCAACAACTATTAGTGTAACACCGATAGTAGCAATGGTGATTATAATGGCCAGTTTCTTTGCGTTCTTTTTATTAGAGA
Coding sequences within it:
- the LOC127340187 gene encoding G-type lectin S-receptor-like serine/threonine-protein kinase At2g19130, coding for MQSRSPDPNPSPPVVLPRCRRGGAFGSVFKGLLPEGTLVAVKKLEGFRQGEKQFRAEVSTLGTIRHVNLIRLLGFCSERTRKLLIYEYMPNTSLDRYLSGSSNQLVLSWSTRYQIALGVARRLHYLHERCRDCIIHCDIKPENILLSDTFVPKVADFGLAKLMGHDFSRVLTTMRGTVGYLAPEWIAGTAITTKADVYSYGMMLFEIVSGRRNAIKRQDGTLDFFPLLAATKVTEGELEGLVNTLLDCNVNPAEVERACKVACWCVQDDEGARPSMATVVQALEGLVEVNVPPVPRSLKLLMDQTTYVEFYSKLPSE